A genomic segment from Rhodohalobacter sp. SW132 encodes:
- a CDS encoding calcium/sodium antiporter, with the protein MTFVLFLAGLLLLIAGAELLVKGASGIALTFRISPLVVGLTVVSFGTSAPELAVGIQSSLTGNEGITFGTVVGSNIFNILFILGVSALILPLSVSRKLLRLDVPFMIFLSVLLLMLSMNGVLSRVEGIVLTAALIGYTFFLISNSRGKRETEFAEPGETPVKDKGWVLNISMVAGGLGILLAGSGWFLDGAVEIARLAGLSEAIIGLTIVAAGTSMPEVVTSVMAAIRGEREIAVGNVVGSNIFNILGVLGISAMFAADGLNVSEPMIRFDIPVMIAAALACLPIFFTGGVISRGEGLLFLGFYTAYTFYLILAATQHDSLPVFSAVMLWFVIPFTVIILAIVVYQQIISEKRKL; encoded by the coding sequence GTGACCTTTGTCCTATTTTTAGCGGGCCTTCTTTTGCTGATAGCCGGTGCCGAACTGCTTGTGAAAGGAGCATCCGGAATTGCTCTGACATTCAGAATTTCCCCGCTTGTTGTCGGGCTGACCGTTGTTTCATTTGGAACCAGTGCCCCGGAGCTGGCAGTGGGAATTCAATCGTCGCTGACCGGGAATGAGGGAATCACATTCGGAACAGTTGTTGGCAGCAACATTTTCAATATACTCTTCATCCTTGGTGTTTCGGCATTGATTCTGCCTCTTTCGGTCTCCAGAAAGCTTCTTCGCCTGGACGTACCATTTATGATCTTTCTCTCTGTTCTTTTATTGATGTTATCAATGAATGGGGTACTGAGTCGGGTTGAGGGTATTGTATTAACGGCGGCACTGATCGGCTATACTTTCTTTTTGATAAGCAATAGTCGCGGAAAACGTGAAACAGAATTCGCTGAACCCGGTGAGACTCCTGTTAAAGATAAAGGATGGGTTCTAAATATCAGTATGGTTGCGGGCGGGCTTGGAATACTGCTGGCAGGTTCCGGCTGGTTTCTGGATGGAGCTGTGGAAATTGCCCGACTAGCCGGACTCAGTGAAGCCATTATCGGGTTAACTATTGTTGCCGCAGGCACGTCAATGCCGGAAGTGGTTACCTCGGTTATGGCCGCCATTCGCGGAGAGCGTGAGATTGCCGTGGGTAATGTGGTTGGCAGCAATATCTTCAATATTCTGGGTGTATTGGGTATTTCAGCAATGTTTGCAGCCGATGGCCTTAATGTTTCAGAACCGATGATCAGGTTCGATATACCGGTGATGATTGCCGCAGCGCTGGCCTGCCTGCCGATCTTTTTTACGGGCGGAGTGATAAGCCGGGGCGAAGGTCTTCTCTTTTTGGGGTTCTACACGGCCTATACATTCTATCTAATTCTGGCAGCCACTCAACACGATTCACTTCCGGTGTTCAGTGCCGTGATGTTGTGGTTTGTGATACCTTTCACGGTCATCATACTGGCCATTGTCGTCTATCAGCAGATCATTTCTGAAAAGAGAAAATTGTGA
- a CDS encoding DUF2959 family protein codes for MKKLITSGNTFLLIGLAAVFAISACSSTGMQRSEDVQSSMETVDNNIKEIVVQLDAINSSLDELTKPGQADRKKAFDLYSDEASKIKKMEQGFARHADQMEASGKAYFEEWDKNGNQYDNPEIQARSEERRAELGNTYDKIAQRNVGVKEAFKTYVSDVNEIEEFLSNDLTSDGIDSITPIADNVVNNGSQLKRELQNLQSAIEDARREMRRD; via the coding sequence ATGAAAAAATTAATAACATCTGGAAATACTTTTTTGCTAATAGGTTTAGCAGCGGTCTTTGCGATATCAGCCTGTTCTTCTACAGGCATGCAGCGGTCTGAGGACGTTCAATCCTCAATGGAAACAGTGGACAATAATATCAAGGAAATTGTTGTGCAGCTCGATGCTATAAATTCCTCCCTTGATGAACTGACCAAACCGGGTCAGGCAGATAGGAAGAAAGCATTTGACCTTTACTCTGATGAAGCATCCAAAATTAAAAAAATGGAACAAGGGTTTGCAAGACATGCAGACCAGATGGAAGCCAGCGGAAAAGCCTATTTTGAAGAGTGGGATAAAAACGGTAATCAGTACGATAATCCTGAAATCCAGGCCCGAAGCGAAGAACGGCGTGCAGAACTAGGCAATACCTACGACAAGATTGCCCAGCGTAATGTGGGTGTAAAAGAGGCCTTCAAAACGTATGTCTCTGATGTGAACGAAATCGAAGAGTTTTTATCGAATGATTTAACCAGCGATGGAATAGATTCAATCACACCCATAGCTGATAATGTCGTGAATAATGGATCTCAATTGAAAAGAGAATTGCAAAACCTGCAGTCTGCAATTGAAGATGCCCGCAGAGAAATGAGACGGGATTAG
- a CDS encoding AraC family transcriptional regulator translates to MFGSTLNSNNTKDSESNRPKLYVKYMVCLRDKLALKSVLTEQDLTCSISVHGAIECLEEISEERFQNLKTSLAKSGLILLDEKDSMLIDRIIQTIVEVIHYSDTLPKLNFRDLISKQTVSGNESILKIFSDVKGMSVLQFIILQKIERAKELMLYEDKTLEEIAEILNYKNKDYLVAQFKKTTGLTPHYFERLKKERLEISEDYIKSPNSDAARTSH, encoded by the coding sequence ATGTTTGGCTCAACGTTAAACAGTAATAATACCAAGGATTCAGAATCTAACAGGCCAAAACTGTATGTGAAATATATGGTTTGCCTGCGTGATAAACTGGCTTTGAAATCAGTGTTAACTGAACAGGATCTGACGTGCAGCATTTCAGTTCATGGAGCTATCGAATGTCTGGAAGAAATTTCAGAAGAACGGTTTCAGAATTTAAAAACAAGCCTGGCAAAGTCTGGTTTAATATTGCTCGATGAAAAAGACAGCATGCTGATTGACCGAATCATACAAACCATTGTTGAAGTCATTCATTATTCAGATACGTTGCCTAAACTAAATTTCAGGGATCTTATCAGTAAACAGACCGTTTCGGGAAATGAATCTATTTTAAAAATCTTTTCGGATGTAAAAGGGATGTCGGTATTGCAATTTATTATTCTCCAAAAAATAGAACGGGCAAAGGAGCTTATGCTCTACGAAGATAAGACACTCGAGGAAATTGCAGAGATACTCAACTACAAAAATAAGGATTACCTGGTCGCTCAATTTAAAAAGACAACAGGACTAACGCCTCACTATTTTGAGCGTTTGAAAAAAGAACGATTGGAAATTTCAGAAGATTATATCAAATCTCCAAATTCGGATGCCGCACGTACGAGTCATTAA
- a CDS encoding acyl-CoA desaturase yields MAKVEKVTFNNRTSREFSKTVKSRVDHYFEENNLSRHANAQMIMKTVIMLTLFLGSYALIISGQFSLGLMWFLTFVMGVAAAGIGFSISHDALHGAYSSNNTVNRTLGFTFDMLGANGYIWKITHNIIHHTYTNIHGHDEDLEVAGFIRLSPHSEHKMIHRVQHVLAFFAYSLAMVFWVFVKDYKNFLKPNIGPYNSKNHPVSEWIILFVTKAAFYTYMLVLPMLLLDISWIHLLIGFLTLHLTAGLIVGIIFQLAHVVEETDHPLPDEENMIDEHWMIHEMVTTNNFARDNKALCWFVGGLNFQIEHHLFPKVCSVHYPAISPIVEKTANEFNIPYNHHETFFEAVSSHYRTLKKFGDPEFTYTEARA; encoded by the coding sequence ATGGCAAAAGTCGAAAAAGTTACGTTTAACAATCGCACAAGTCGCGAATTTAGTAAAACGGTTAAAAGCAGGGTAGATCATTATTTTGAGGAGAACAATCTCTCGCGGCATGCAAACGCGCAGATGATTATGAAGACCGTAATTATGCTCACACTGTTCCTGGGTTCGTATGCCCTGATTATTTCGGGCCAGTTTTCTTTAGGTTTGATGTGGTTCCTGACCTTTGTGATGGGAGTTGCGGCAGCAGGGATCGGATTTTCCATATCGCATGATGCCCTGCATGGAGCCTACTCTTCAAACAATACGGTGAACCGCACGCTGGGCTTTACCTTCGATATGCTCGGGGCAAACGGATATATCTGGAAGATTACCCATAACATTATTCATCATACCTACACCAACATTCACGGGCACGATGAGGATCTTGAAGTGGCAGGGTTTATCCGGCTCTCCCCACATTCCGAACATAAAATGATTCACCGGGTTCAGCATGTTCTGGCCTTTTTTGCCTACAGTCTTGCAATGGTTTTCTGGGTTTTTGTCAAAGACTATAAAAATTTTCTAAAACCGAATATAGGGCCGTACAACAGCAAAAATCACCCGGTGAGTGAATGGATTATCCTGTTTGTGACCAAGGCGGCATTCTACACCTATATGCTCGTTTTGCCCATGCTTCTGCTCGATATTTCCTGGATTCATCTTCTGATAGGATTTTTAACACTGCATTTAACGGCAGGGCTGATTGTCGGGATTATATTTCAGCTTGCCCATGTGGTTGAGGAGACAGACCATCCCTTGCCCGATGAAGAGAATATGATCGATGAGCACTGGATGATCCATGAAATGGTAACCACGAACAATTTTGCCCGCGATAACAAGGCGCTCTGCTGGTTTGTAGGAGGACTCAATTTTCAGATTGAACACCATCTTTTCCCAAAAGTGTGCAGTGTTCACTACCCGGCCATCAGTCCGATTGTTGAGAAGACTGCAAACGAGTTTAACATCCCATACAATCATCACGAGACATTTTTTGAAGCGGTTTCTTCACACTATCGAACCCTTAAGAAATTTGGTGATCCGGAGTTTACCTACACTGAAGCGAGGGCTTGA
- a CDS encoding YtxH domain-containing protein, with the protein MKISSIIISTLCAAAAGVIAGTLIAPDKGYKTRRNLAKKGHNYKDYLQDNFDDLSDSISHSFETLEDETKRLSKKAKANAKEVKAMVN; encoded by the coding sequence ATGAAAATTTCATCCATCATTATTTCCACTTTATGTGCCGCAGCTGCAGGAGTTATTGCAGGAACGTTAATTGCGCCTGATAAAGGGTATAAAACAAGAAGAAACCTTGCGAAGAAAGGACATAACTACAAAGATTATCTGCAGGATAATTTTGATGATCTGTCCGACTCGATTTCCCATTCCTTTGAAACACTAGAAGATGAAACAAAGCGTCTTAGCAAAAAAGCCAAAGCAAATGCAAAAGAAGTCAAGGCAATGGTTAATTAG
- a CDS encoding lmo0937 family membrane protein, whose translation MGNLLYIVAVVLVIAWLVGFIGYSAGGIIHILLVIAVIAVIFQVIQGRGRVA comes from the coding sequence ATGGGAAATCTATTATATATCGTTGCCGTAGTATTAGTAATCGCCTGGTTAGTCGGGTTTATAGGCTACAGTGCCGGTGGCATTATCCATATTCTACTGGTTATAGCCGTAATTGCGGTCATATTTCAGGTAATCCAGGGCAGAGGCAGAGTAGCTTAG
- a CDS encoding AI-2E family transporter: MLKKKNLRLQKIQPYPFWLKAPLILFGLCLVVLIMSYGRFILMPLAFAALFSMLLSPVIKRFETWKMNRSMSILLALLLITIFLAGLITLITIQIIQFSDSLADFADEFIGTSYSGIHFIEGITGISVDRQTEYLKGGLETLFETGGEFMSSLADATMGTLIFLGLLPIFIFFMLYYKEMYKTFLEKTFSKSRNSDIHIVIKRVQRVTQNYLVGLFTVIGIMAVLNAVGLFIIGLDHAIFFAVFASFLTIIPLVGSILGALPALIYAFLFGETFWLPLLVVIVFSTVQLIESSVLTPKIVGSRVSINPFVAIIVLLIGAELWGIAGMILFIPLIGILRVGFSQVQELEPYGYILGNIIDYKESKRQEA; encoded by the coding sequence ATGTTAAAGAAGAAAAATCTACGTCTCCAAAAAATTCAACCCTATCCCTTCTGGTTAAAAGCCCCTTTAATTCTATTTGGCTTATGCCTGGTAGTCCTCATTATGAGTTATGGTAGATTTATTCTGATGCCATTGGCTTTTGCCGCTCTCTTCTCCATGTTATTAAGCCCTGTTATTAAGCGATTTGAAACATGGAAAATGAATCGTTCGATGAGTATTCTATTGGCCCTTTTATTAATCACAATTTTTCTGGCCGGGTTAATTACATTGATTACAATTCAGATTATCCAGTTTTCTGATAGTTTGGCAGATTTTGCAGATGAATTTATAGGTACTTCCTACTCAGGCATTCATTTCATAGAGGGAATCACCGGGATTTCTGTAGACAGGCAAACAGAGTACCTTAAAGGTGGATTAGAAACCCTGTTTGAAACCGGCGGCGAATTTATGAGTTCCCTGGCTGATGCTACAATGGGCACTCTTATTTTCCTGGGTTTATTGCCAATCTTCATCTTTTTTATGCTCTACTATAAAGAGATGTATAAAACCTTTCTTGAAAAAACATTTTCAAAAAGTCGTAATTCAGATATTCATATCGTTATAAAAAGAGTGCAGAGAGTAACCCAAAACTATTTGGTGGGCCTTTTTACTGTCATTGGAATTATGGCTGTACTCAATGCCGTAGGCCTGTTTATCATTGGTTTAGATCATGCCATCTTTTTTGCTGTTTTCGCCTCATTTTTAACTATCATACCACTTGTAGGCTCCATACTCGGCGCGCTTCCTGCTCTTATCTATGCTTTCCTTTTTGGTGAAACATTTTGGCTTCCTCTGCTTGTGGTTATTGTCTTCAGCACTGTTCAGCTTATTGAAAGCAGTGTACTTACTCCGAAGATTGTAGGATCCAGGGTTTCAATCAACCCGTTCGTCGCTATTATAGTACTGTTAATAGGTGCTGAATTATGGGGAATTGCCGGAATGATTTTATTCATACCGCTGATAGGAATTCTACGTGTTGGCTTTTCCCAGGTCCAGGAACTTGAACCCTATGGATATATCCTGGGTAATATTATTGACTATAAAGAGAGTAAACGCCAGGAAGCGTAA
- a CDS encoding PA2169 family four-helix-bundle protein, producing the protein MKNEKAIEVLHTLVEINSDRIDGYEKASENTEERVLKDLFLTFEHTSEKSLGELNDKILKLGGRVTKGPTTSGKFFRTWIDFKFALTGKDTRAILNSCDYGEENAVEVYNNVLSDKSKYLNHLQQEMIMSQLIQLKADQSTIKSMQNNLTEA; encoded by the coding sequence ATGAAAAATGAGAAAGCTATTGAAGTATTACACACTCTTGTAGAAATTAACAGCGACAGAATTGATGGTTACGAAAAGGCTTCAGAAAACACAGAAGAGAGAGTTTTAAAAGATCTATTTTTAACGTTTGAACATACCAGTGAGAAAAGTCTGGGTGAGTTAAATGATAAGATCTTAAAATTGGGTGGAAGAGTCACGAAAGGCCCAACTACATCTGGTAAATTCTTCAGAACCTGGATAGATTTTAAATTTGCTCTGACTGGGAAGGATACGAGAGCAATTCTCAACTCATGTGATTATGGTGAGGAGAATGCTGTTGAAGTCTACAATAACGTATTGAGTGACAAATCAAAATATTTAAATCATCTTCAGCAAGAGATGATAATGTCACAGCTCATTCAACTTAAGGCTGATCAAAGTACCATTAAATCGATGCAGAATAATCTGACAGAAGCGTAA